A single region of the Mercenaria mercenaria strain notata chromosome 6, MADL_Memer_1, whole genome shotgun sequence genome encodes:
- the LOC123548775 gene encoding metabotropic glutamate receptor 3-like, producing the protein MTHKCFVNLATYCLTAVLVVTFPEDVYKKDYRWIEEGDINIGVILSIHSSNSLFNCTDNIEDIRNVQNVEALSYAVREINNDINILSNLTLGFVVLDDCQSPSIALARAIQFMPSDIRSNTDSSVVGHTDFERTFYDVIGVIGTYTSKLSIIIANVLNLFQLPQISHTATSDVLSDKSRFPYFFRMVPPDRYQVKAIASLLRHFGWSHVSIVYSAGNYGGNGVKELQNTFQAMKNGVCIEDVIEIADGSTEKDFLDILKRLDSYKDTRVVVAYVEIEHAIAISKSVKAARLVNRFIWVGTDSLSLILEEHPTLCDNMPSSISMHPHALNVSTQRFTDHLTQLQTEDSAGISKNPWIADLQKFYGKPTNDNLNSTFLVRKPKFFYKYNDKRVRSIRSTFVDAFLIDSVYALAYAIDSVVKTDCNPTKIGREHVAECVSTKGIFKELKNINFNGIQGELKFNEDGDILTQYEVHQCFAKDLDRPPEIRSVGIWDMDGEVLKMNDRDLLWTRETFPSSSCPKPCSDTIGTIYYFMKQTCCHVCVTCKLNEIVVANATRCEICQEFYWPDSLTRTKCLAIQPVYFGLQNAVSISLCAFAIAGALSCFWIIVILVKYRDEHVIKCFSIELSGIILLGTLLTYGLAASFLSRPNEWKCYINYVGFSLTYTLIYSPLLVKTNRIYRIFNAGRRTTRKPCFISTSSQVVFSFALIFTQVAIVIMSTSLQPPEVSLHMPRRTEKFVELFCNLPHAGLLSSLSFNLILVLICTFYAFKTRKLPDNYKESRYIAFCVDTTLLIWITFVPTYFTTTTAAAKTTILAVSLLLNSSVTITCLFIPRIHSLYKSLKNCSTAKHHYKDFRIVKHVVKRKYSPDMEITARESLSGIEKRISNGLRSSSELMSRDTSANNMTVIDGLELEEISQTDVIRTCQTLVDMHVLESEIEKPSFHLDE; encoded by the exons ATGACACACAAGTGCTTTGTCAACTTGGCAACGTATTGTTTAACAGCTGTCCTAGTGGTTACATTTCCTGAAGATGTGTATAAAAAGGATTATCGCTGGATTGAGGAAGGAGATATAAATATCGGGGTTATACTCTCCATCCATTCTTCCAATTCTTTGTTTAATTGTACGGACAACATTGAAGACATACGCAACGTGCAGAATGTGGAAGCCCTAAGTTACGCAGTTAGGGAAATAAACaacgatattaatattttatcaaatctaACTCTTGGATTTGTTGTTCTAGATGACTGTCAGTCACCATCCATAGCCCTTGCTAGAGCCATTCAGTTCATGCCGAGTGACATTCGATCTAATACAGATAGCTCTGTGGTAGGGCATACCGATTTTGAAAGGACATTTTATGATGTAATTGGAGTAATCGGAACGTATACAAGTAAATTAAGTATAATAATTGCAAATGTTCTCAATCTGTTCCAACTGCCTCAGATCAGCCACACAGCCACTAGTGATGTACTTAGCGACAAAAGTAGGTTTCCATATTTCTTTAGGATGGTTCCACCAGATCGTTACCAGGTTAAAGCGATAGCAAGCTTACTACGACACTTTGGTTGGAGTCACGTATCCATTGTTTATTCAGCGGGAAACTATGGCGGAAACGGTGTCAAAGAACTACAGAACACATTCCAAGCCATGAAAAATGGTGTATGTATTGAGGACGTGATTGAAATAGCTGATGGGTCAACTGAAAAAGATTTCCTTGATATTCTGAAACGGTTAGACTCCTATAAGGATACACGTGTAGTTGTTGCCTATGTTGAGATAGAGCATGCAATAGCTATAAGTAAGTCTGTAAAAGCTGCTAGACTTGTTAACCGGTTTATATGGGTTGGCACAGACAGTTTGAGTTTGATCTTAGAAGAACACCCTACCCTTTGTGATAACATGCCTAGTTCCATATCAATGCATCCTCACGCCTTAAATGTTAGCACTCAACGCTTTACAGACCACCTTACTCAACTACAGACCGAGGACTCAGCGGGAATAAGCAAGAACCCTTGGATAGCAGATTTGCAAAAATTCTATGGAAAGCCGACAAATGATAATTTGAACTCTACATTCTTAGTTCGTAAACCAAAATTCTTTTATAAGTATAACGATAAGAGAGTAAGGTCAATAAGGTCAACCTTTGTAGATGCGTTTCTCATTGACAGTGTATATGCATTAGCCTATGCGATAGACAGTGTTGTGAAAACTGATTGTAACCCGACCAAGATAGGGCGAGAACACGTTGCAGAATGTGTGTCAACAAAAGGTATatttaaagaattgaaaaatataaattttaacgGGATACAAGGAGAACTTAAGTTTAATGAAGATGGTGACATTCTGACACAGTACGAAGTACATCAGTGTTTCGCAAAGGATTTAGACCGACCTCCGGAAATAAGATCAGTTGGAATCTGGGATATGGATGGGGAAGTATTGAAAATGAATGACAGAGACTTACTCTGGACACGTGAAACCTTTCCATCTTCATCGTGTCCCAAGCCGTGCTCGGACACTATTGGAACAAtttattactttatgaaacagACATGTTGCCACGTTTGTGTCACGTGTAAACTTAATGAAATTGTTGTCGCAAACGCCACCAGGTGCGAAATATGTCAGGAATTTTATTGGCCTGATAGTCTGACAAGAACAAAATGCTTAGCAATCCAACCGGTTTATTTCGGCTTGCAGAACGCTGTATCTATTAGTCTTTGTGCTTTTGCAATTGCTGGTGCTCTGTCGTGTTTTTGGATCATTGTCATTCTTGTCAAATACAGGGATGAACACGTGATCAAATGTTTTAGCATAGAACTAAGTGGCATCATCTTACTGGGGACGCTTCTCACATACGGACTTGCTGCAAGTTTTCTCTCTCGTCCAAACGAATGGAAATGCTACATAAATTATGTTGGCTTCAGTCTTACCTATACCTTGATATATTCACCTTTACTTGTGAAAACCAACCGAATCTACCGAATATTCAATGCCGGAAGGAGGACTACAAGGAAACCGTGTTTTATCAGCACAAGTTCTCAAGTCGTCTTCTCATTTGCCCTCATTTTTACTCAG GTTGCAATAGTTATTATGTCAACAAGTCTACAGCCGCCAGAAGTGTCTTTACACATGCCACGACGAACAGAGAAATTTGTGGAACTATTTTGTAATCTCCCCcatgccggactactttcatcgCTATCGTTCAATCTTATTTTAGTCCTTATCTGCACGTTTTACGCATTTAAGACCAGGAAACTACCAGATAATTATAAAGAATCTCGTTATATTGCATTCTGCGTTGATACCACCCTTCTAATATGGATCACATTTGTTCCAACATATTTCACAACGACCACTGCAGCAGCTAAAACAACAATTCTTGCAGTGTCATTATTATTAAATTCCTCTGTAACAATCACGTGTCTCTTTATTCCAAGAATACATTCGTTATACAAAAGCCTCAAGAATTGTTCAACTGCTAAACATCATTATAAAGATTTTAGAATTGTGAAACATGTTGTAAAGCGGAAATATTCTCCCGATATGGAAATAACCGCGCGGGAGTCGTTATCCGGCATTGAAAAACGCATTTCAAATGGATTGAGAAGTAGTTCTGAGTTAATGTCACGTGATACATCAGCTAACAATATGACTGTTATAGACGGGTTAGAACTTGAAGAGATTTCTCAAACGGATGTTATCCGAACATGCCAAACACTTGTAGACATGCATGTTTTGGAGTCAGAAATTGAAAAGCCTTCGTTTCATCTGGATGAGTGA